A region of Actinobacillus porcitonsillarum DNA encodes the following proteins:
- the rpe gene encoding ribulose-phosphate 3-epimerase, with product MAQQPFLIAPSILSANLAKLGEDVKNVLEAGGDIIHFDVMDNHFVPNLTFGPAICQALRDYGITAPIDVHLMVKPIERLIPEFAKAGANYITFHPEATDHIDRNLQLIRELGCKAGLVFNPATPLHYLDYVMDKVDMILLMGVNPGFGGQKFIPATLNKLREVRKRIDASGLSIRLEVDGGVKIDNIAEIAEAGADTFVAGSAIFDLPDYKAVIDKMRAKLATI from the coding sequence ATGGCTCAACAACCTTTTCTCATTGCACCTTCGATTTTATCTGCAAACTTAGCCAAGTTAGGCGAAGATGTAAAAAACGTCCTCGAGGCTGGAGGGGATATTATTCATTTTGATGTCATGGATAATCACTTTGTTCCTAATTTGACCTTCGGTCCAGCAATTTGTCAGGCATTACGTGATTATGGTATTACCGCTCCGATTGATGTTCATTTAATGGTTAAACCGATTGAACGTCTCATTCCGGAATTTGCTAAAGCGGGGGCGAACTACATTACGTTCCACCCTGAAGCAACGGATCATATCGACCGTAATTTACAACTGATCCGTGAATTAGGCTGTAAAGCCGGATTAGTATTCAACCCTGCAACACCACTACATTATCTTGACTATGTAATGGATAAAGTCGATATGATTTTATTGATGGGGGTAAATCCCGGCTTTGGCGGACAAAAATTTATTCCGGCAACATTAAATAAATTACGCGAAGTCCGTAAACGTATTGATGCGAGCGGATTAAGCATTCGTTTAGAAGTTGATGGCGGCGTGAAAATTGACAATATTGCTGAAATTGCAGAAGCCGGCGCAGATACTTTTGTTGCGGGTTCAGCTATCTTTGATTTGCCGGATTATAAAGCCGTCATTGATAAAATGCGTGCGAAATTAGCAACAATCTAA
- the acpP gene encoding acyl carrier protein, giving the protein MSIEERVKKIIVDQLGADAAQVKPEASFIEDLGADSLDTVELVMALEEEFDIEIPDEEAEKITTVQSAIDYVTKANA; this is encoded by the coding sequence ATGAGCATTGAAGAACGCGTAAAAAAAATTATCGTTGATCAATTAGGTGCAGACGCTGCACAAGTTAAACCTGAAGCTTCATTCATCGAAGATTTAGGCGCTGACTCTTTAGACACAGTTGAGTTAGTAATGGCTTTAGAAGAAGAATTCGATATCGAAATTCCAGATGAAGAAGCTGAAAAAATCACAACTGTTCAATCAGCGATTGACTACGTGACAAAAGCTAACGCATAA
- the accC gene encoding acetyl-CoA carboxylase biotin carboxylase subunit, which translates to MLEKVVIANRGEIALRVLRACKELGIKTVAVHSTADRELKHVLLADETVCIGPAPSVKSYLNIPAIIAAAEVTGADAIHPGYGFLSENADFAEQVEKSGFIFIGPTADVIRLMGDKVSAINAMKKAGVPCVPGSDGPVGNDARKNKEIAKRIGYPVIIKASGGGGGRGMRVVYNEKDLEESIAMTKAEAKAAFNNDMVYMEKYLENPRHIEIQVLADTHGNAVYLAERDCSMQRRHQKVVEEAPAPGITPELRKFIGERCANACREIGYRGAGTFEFLFENGEFYFIEMNTRLQVEHPVTEMITGVDLVKEQLRVAAGLPLSITQDDIKVKGHAMECRINAEDPNTFLPSPGKINRLHVPGGLGVRWDSHIYAGYSVPPHYDSMIGKLITFAENRDIAIRRMENALSETIVDGIKTNIPLHHQIMADENFRKGGTNIHYLEKKLGLK; encoded by the coding sequence ATGTTAGAAAAAGTGGTCATTGCCAATCGTGGCGAAATTGCGTTGCGAGTTTTACGTGCGTGTAAAGAGTTAGGTATTAAAACGGTTGCGGTTCATTCTACGGCAGACCGTGAGTTAAAACACGTACTATTAGCTGATGAAACGGTTTGTATTGGTCCAGCGCCATCAGTAAAAAGTTATTTAAATATTCCGGCTATCATTGCGGCAGCGGAAGTAACAGGTGCAGATGCTATCCACCCTGGATACGGTTTCTTATCTGAAAATGCAGATTTTGCCGAGCAGGTAGAAAAATCAGGTTTTATCTTTATTGGTCCGACTGCAGATGTTATCCGTTTAATGGGCGATAAAGTTTCAGCCATCAATGCAATGAAAAAAGCAGGTGTACCTTGTGTTCCGGGTTCTGATGGTCCGGTGGGTAACGATGCAAGAAAAAATAAAGAAATTGCAAAACGCATTGGCTATCCGGTGATTATTAAAGCATCGGGCGGCGGCGGTGGTCGTGGTATGCGTGTGGTTTATAACGAGAAAGATCTTGAAGAATCCATCGCAATGACGAAAGCTGAAGCGAAAGCAGCATTTAATAATGATATGGTGTATATGGAAAAATACCTTGAAAATCCACGCCATATCGAAATCCAAGTGTTAGCCGATACACATGGTAATGCTGTTTATTTAGCAGAGCGTGACTGTTCAATGCAACGCCGTCACCAAAAAGTGGTTGAAGAAGCACCAGCTCCGGGAATTACACCTGAGTTACGTAAATTTATCGGTGAACGTTGTGCGAATGCGTGTCGTGAAATTGGCTATCGTGGTGCAGGTACTTTTGAATTCTTATTTGAAAATGGTGAATTCTATTTCATTGAAATGAATACCCGTTTGCAAGTTGAACACCCTGTTACAGAGATGATTACCGGCGTTGATTTAGTAAAAGAGCAGCTCCGTGTTGCAGCTGGCCTACCGCTTTCTATCACACAAGATGATATTAAAGTGAAAGGTCATGCGATGGAATGTCGTATCAATGCTGAAGATCCAAATACCTTCTTGCCTTCTCCGGGTAAAATCAATCGTTTACACGTGCCGGGTGGTTTAGGTGTTCGTTGGGATTCTCATATTTACGCAGGCTATTCAGTACCACCACATTATGATTCAATGATTGGTAAATTGATTACTTTTGCTGAAAATCGTGATATTGCTATTCGCCGTATGGAAAATGCTTTATCAGAAACTATTGTGGATGGTATTAAAACAAATATTCCACTCCATCATCAAATTATGGCAGATGAGAATTTCCGTAAAGGTGGAACAAACATCCACTACCTTGAAAAAAAATTAGGATTGAAATAA
- the accB gene encoding acetyl-CoA carboxylase biotin carboxyl carrier protein, giving the protein MDIRKIKKLIELVEESGITELEVSEEEGTVRISRAAPVASPATVQYVAAPQQTVAPAAPAPQAISAVETTASSSEVSGHAVLSPMVGTFYRSPSPDAKPFIEVGQQVKVGDALCIVEAMKMMNRIESDKAGVVKAILVNDGQAVEFDQKLVIIE; this is encoded by the coding sequence ATGGATATTCGCAAAATTAAAAAATTAATCGAATTAGTTGAAGAATCAGGTATCACAGAATTAGAAGTTTCTGAAGAAGAAGGTACAGTACGTATTAGTCGTGCTGCACCGGTTGCTTCTCCAGCAACGGTACAATATGTTGCAGCTCCACAACAGACTGTAGCACCGGCAGCTCCTGCACCACAAGCTATATCAGCAGTTGAAACGACAGCTTCATCATCAGAAGTGTCTGGACACGCTGTACTTTCTCCAATGGTGGGAACTTTCTATCGTAGCCCTAGCCCAGATGCGAAACCATTTATTGAAGTTGGTCAGCAAGTAAAAGTTGGCGATGCACTTTGTATTGTTGAAGCAATGAAAATGATGAACCGAATTGAATCAGATAAAGCTGGTGTTGTTAAAGCAATTCTTGTGAATGACGGACAAGCGGTTGAATTTGATCAAAAATTAGTAATTATTGAATAA
- the tuf gene encoding elongation factor Tu, which yields MSKEKFERTKPHVNVGTIGHVDHGKTTLTAAITTVLAKHFGGAARAFDQIDNAPEEKARGITINTSHVEYDTATRHYAHVDCPGHADYVKNMITGAAQMDGAILVVAATDGPMPQTREHILLGRQVGVPYIIVFLNKCDMVDDEELLELVEMEVRELLSQYDFPGDDTPIVRGSALQALNGVAEWEEKILELANHLDTYIPEPERAIDKPFLLPIEDVFSISGRGTVVTGRVERGIIKSGEEVEIVGIKETTKTTVTGVEMFRKLLDEGRAGENVGALLRGTKREEIERGQVLAKPGTITPHTDFESEVYVLSKEEGGRHTPFFKGYRPQFYFRTTDVTGTIELPEGVEMVMPGDNIKMTVSLIHPIAMDEGLRFAIREGGRTVGAGVVAKIIK from the coding sequence ATGTCTAAAGAAAAATTTGAACGTACAAAACCGCACGTTAACGTGGGTACAATCGGCCACGTTGACCATGGTAAAACAACTTTAACAGCAGCGATCACAACTGTATTAGCGAAACACTTCGGTGGTGCAGCTCGTGCATTCGACCAAATCGATAACGCGCCAGAAGAAAAAGCGCGTGGTATCACCATCAACACTTCACACGTTGAGTACGATACAGCAACACGTCACTACGCACACGTTGACTGCCCAGGACACGCGGACTATGTTAAAAACATGATCACGGGTGCGGCACAAATGGACGGTGCTATCTTAGTAGTAGCAGCGACAGATGGCCCAATGCCACAAACTCGTGAACACATCTTATTAGGTCGCCAAGTAGGTGTACCATACATCATCGTATTCTTAAACAAATGCGACATGGTAGATGACGAAGAGTTATTAGAATTAGTTGAGATGGAAGTTCGTGAACTTCTTTCACAATATGATTTCCCAGGTGATGATACACCAATCGTACGTGGTTCAGCGTTACAAGCGTTAAACGGCGTAGCGGAGTGGGAAGAGAAAATTCTTGAGTTAGCAAACCACTTAGATACATACATCCCAGAGCCAGAGCGTGCGATTGATAAACCATTCTTATTACCAATCGAAGACGTATTCTCAATTTCAGGTCGTGGTACAGTAGTAACAGGTCGTGTTGAGCGTGGTATCATCAAATCAGGTGAAGAAGTTGAAATCGTAGGTATCAAAGAAACGACGAAAACAACAGTAACTGGTGTTGAGATGTTCCGTAAATTATTAGACGAAGGTCGTGCGGGTGAGAACGTAGGTGCGTTATTACGTGGTACAAAACGTGAAGAAATCGAACGTGGTCAAGTATTAGCGAAACCAGGTACAATCACACCACACACAGACTTCGAATCAGAAGTTTACGTATTATCAAAAGAAGAAGGTGGTCGTCATACTCCATTCTTCAAAGGTTACCGTCCACAATTCTATTTCCGTACAACTGACGTAACAGGTACAATCGAGTTACCGGAAGGCGTGGAAATGGTAATGCCAGGCGATAACATCAAAATGACAGTAAGCTTAATCCACCCAATCGCGATGGACGAAGGTTTACGTTTTGCGATTCGTGAAGGTGGTCGTACAGTAGGTGCGGGCGTTGTAGCGAAAATTATCAAATAA
- the coaA gene encoding type I pantothenate kinase, whose amino-acid sequence MSLEKNNKITPFLTFNREQWAELRKSVPLKLTEQDLKPLLGFNEDLSLEEVRTIYLPLARLINYYIEENLKRQTVLHRFLDVESPKVPYIISIAGSVSVGKSTSARILQALLSNYPNERKVDLITTDGFLYPLKTLVEKNLLKRKGFPESYDIHRLIEFVSDLKSGKTQVKAPIYSHLTYDIVPDQFNVVEQPDIVILEGLNVLQSGMNYPSSPHNVFVSDFVDFSIYVDADEDLLKQWYIDRFLKFRRSAFSDPNAYFHHYSKLSEDEAIQTASTIWDEINGLNLKKNILPSRERANLILEKGENHAIQTVKLRK is encoded by the coding sequence ATGAGCCTTGAAAAAAATAACAAAATAACGCCTTTTTTAACTTTTAATCGTGAACAATGGGCTGAACTTCGGAAATCGGTGCCATTAAAACTCACAGAACAAGATTTAAAACCTTTATTGGGATTTAACGAAGATCTTTCTTTAGAAGAAGTACGCACGATTTATTTACCGCTTGCCCGTTTAATTAACTACTATATAGAAGAAAACTTAAAGCGTCAGACAGTATTACATCGCTTCCTTGATGTTGAATCGCCTAAGGTTCCTTATATTATTAGTATTGCAGGAAGCGTATCGGTCGGGAAAAGTACCTCTGCACGTATCTTACAAGCACTGCTTTCGAATTACCCTAACGAGCGTAAAGTCGACTTAATTACCACGGATGGCTTTCTTTATCCATTAAAAACATTAGTCGAGAAAAATTTACTCAAACGCAAAGGCTTCCCTGAGTCTTATGATATTCACCGTTTAATTGAATTTGTTTCCGATCTAAAATCAGGTAAAACACAAGTCAAAGCGCCTATTTATTCGCATTTGACCTACGATATTGTTCCGGATCAATTTAATGTTGTTGAACAACCTGATATTGTGATTTTAGAAGGCTTAAATGTTTTACAAAGTGGCATGAATTATCCTTCTAGCCCACACAATGTCTTTGTTTCTGATTTTGTGGATTTCTCTATTTATGTTGATGCAGATGAAGATCTCTTAAAACAGTGGTATATTGATCGCTTCTTGAAATTTCGCCGAAGTGCATTTTCCGATCCAAATGCTTACTTCCACCACTATTCAAAACTTTCGGAAGATGAGGCGATACAAACCGCTTCAACTATCTGGGATGAGATTAATGGGCTAAATCTCAAAAAGAATATTTTACCAAGCCGTGAGCGTGCGAACCTGATTTTAGAAAAAGGGGAAAACCATGCCATTCAAACGGTGAAACTGCGTAAATAA
- a CDS encoding DsbE family thiol:disulfide interchange protein, with protein MKKKLLLPLIIFLALAITLMVQLTRNAQGEDPKKLESALIGKSVPAFNLESVQDEKQFIDQNVLKTGSPRLLNVWATWCPTCYAEHEYLTLLAKQGVEIVGVDYKDERPKAMKFLMTYGNPYKAIIYDPKGSLGLDLGVYGAPETFIVDGNGIIQYRHAGDVNERVWNEVLKPIYEGLK; from the coding sequence ATGAAAAAGAAATTATTACTTCCTTTAATTATCTTCTTAGCACTTGCCATTACTCTAATGGTTCAATTAACCCGAAATGCGCAAGGTGAAGATCCGAAAAAATTAGAATCCGCTTTAATTGGCAAAAGCGTTCCTGCTTTTAATTTAGAATCCGTACAAGATGAAAAACAATTCATCGACCAAAATGTACTTAAAACAGGTTCGCCACGTTTATTAAATGTTTGGGCAACTTGGTGTCCGACTTGCTATGCGGAACACGAATACCTAACGCTTTTAGCGAAACAAGGGGTTGAAATTGTTGGTGTTGATTATAAAGATGAACGCCCTAAAGCCATGAAATTTCTGATGACTTATGGCAATCCTTATAAAGCGATCATTTACGATCCAAAAGGTTCGTTAGGCTTAGATCTTGGCGTATATGGCGCACCTGAAACCTTTATTGTGGATGGTAATGGTATTATTCAATACCGCCACGCCGGTGATGTGAATGAGCGAGTATGGAATGAAGTGTTAAAACCGATTTATGAAGGGTTAAAGTAA
- a CDS encoding cytochrome c-type biogenesis protein produces MKKQLYILLFANSLTLAAPVEFNQFDNPQQEADYKTLIAELRCPQCQNNNIADSNATIATDMRAKTLELLKQGKSKDEVVSYMIERYGNFVTYNPPITPATILLWVMPVLLILFGIGLILSRKKKTQAVENRQSVAKSTIDQARLDKILNKDEK; encoded by the coding sequence ATGAAAAAACAACTATACATTCTACTTTTTGCCAATTCTCTTACCCTCGCTGCCCCTGTGGAATTCAACCAATTCGATAATCCACAACAAGAAGCAGATTATAAAACGCTCATCGCAGAGCTACGCTGTCCGCAATGTCAAAATAATAACATTGCAGATTCCAATGCGACCATTGCAACCGATATGCGAGCAAAAACGTTGGAATTGCTGAAACAAGGGAAAAGCAAAGACGAAGTCGTTTCTTATATGATTGAGCGATATGGCAATTTTGTGACCTATAATCCTCCAATCACGCCTGCGACTATTTTGCTGTGGGTAATGCCTGTCTTGCTGATTTTATTTGGTATCGGGCTGATTTTAAGCCGTAAGAAAAAGACACAAGCGGTCGAAAATCGACAATCTGTTGCAAAATCAACAATCGATCAAGCCCGTTTAGACAAAATTCTGAATAAGGACGAAAAATGA
- the ccmI gene encoding c-type cytochrome biogenesis protein CcmI, with protein MTFWIIIAVITLIVCLVGFYPLFRKNTLEATHQRDLLNKTFYLHRLKETEREVDEGIIEDHSQTQLELQQSLLEDIPETATAPSESKTVIHKAWFIPLFIGVAAISTASYFTVGSWQATSMIEMTHKKLDYFYERIKDEETNPLSEAELNQFAIALRAELQENPTNAKGWFMLGQVGMAKDDGQLAYESYGKAAQLEPKNLQYKSSYAQLLMLSQDKADKEKGKVLLKELIREDHTNLDALSMLAFNAFEEEDFKMAAMTWGMMLKLIPEDNPRRKTVEKSIDMAMQMMKAQETPPPAPEKK; from the coding sequence ATGACATTTTGGATCATCATTGCTGTTATTACTCTTATTGTTTGCCTCGTAGGTTTTTACCCTTTATTCAGAAAAAATACACTCGAGGCAACACACCAACGTGACCTGTTAAATAAAACGTTTTATCTGCATCGTTTAAAAGAGACAGAACGTGAGGTTGATGAAGGTATTATTGAAGATCATTCGCAAACCCAACTTGAGCTTCAACAAAGTTTATTAGAGGATATTCCTGAAACGGCGACAGCCCCTTCAGAAAGTAAAACGGTAATCCATAAAGCATGGTTTATTCCCCTTTTTATTGGGGTTGCCGCAATCAGTACCGCCTCTTATTTTACCGTAGGTTCATGGCAGGCAACTTCAATGATTGAGATGACGCATAAAAAACTCGACTATTTTTATGAGCGTATTAAAGATGAAGAAACCAATCCGCTTTCAGAAGCAGAACTCAATCAGTTTGCCATTGCCTTACGAGCGGAGCTACAAGAAAATCCGACCAATGCCAAAGGTTGGTTTATGCTCGGTCAGGTTGGCATGGCAAAAGATGATGGACAACTTGCTTATGAAAGCTATGGTAAAGCTGCTCAACTTGAGCCCAAAAATTTGCAATATAAGTCAAGCTACGCCCAACTTTTAATGCTTTCGCAAGATAAGGCGGATAAAGAAAAAGGGAAAGTCTTACTCAAAGAGTTGATTCGTGAAGATCATACAAATTTAGATGCATTAAGTATGTTAGCTTTTAATGCCTTTGAGGAAGAAGATTTTAAAATGGCTGCCATGACTTGGGGTATGATGTTAAAGCTGATCCCCGAAGATAACCCTAGACGAAAAACCGTTGAAAAGAGCATTGATATGGCAATGCAAATGATGAAAGCGCAGGAAACGCCACCTCCTGCACCAGAGAAAAAATAA
- the mog gene encoding molybdopterin adenylyltransferase, with the protein MTALSKDKLKIGLVSVSDRASQGIYQDQGIPELQAWLESALTAPFEVETRLIPDEQAVIEQTLIELSDKHACHLILTTGGTGPAKRDVTPDATLAIADREMPGFGEQMRQVSLHFVPTAILSRQVGAIRGETLILNLPGQPKAIKETLEGVKDEQGKTLVRGIFAAVPYCLQLLSEIYIETDPTVCESFRPKSARR; encoded by the coding sequence ATGACCGCTTTAAGTAAAGATAAATTAAAAATTGGTTTAGTTTCCGTCTCAGATCGTGCCTCTCAAGGCATCTATCAAGACCAAGGCATTCCTGAATTACAAGCATGGTTAGAAAGCGCTTTGACCGCCCCTTTTGAGGTTGAAACCCGCTTAATTCCTGATGAACAAGCCGTTATTGAGCAAACACTCATTGAGCTTAGTGATAAACATGCTTGCCACTTAATTCTTACCACAGGTGGAACAGGCCCGGCAAAACGTGATGTTACGCCCGATGCAACCCTTGCCATTGCAGATCGTGAAATGCCCGGTTTTGGTGAGCAGATGCGTCAAGTGAGCCTACACTTTGTCCCTACGGCAATTTTATCTCGCCAAGTCGGTGCTATTCGTGGCGAAACGTTAATCTTAAATCTCCCAGGGCAACCGAAAGCCATTAAAGAGACGCTTGAGGGCGTAAAAGATGAGCAAGGCAAGACCTTAGTCCGTGGCATTTTTGCTGCTGTGCCTTACTGTTTACAGCTCTTAAGTGAAATTTATATCGAGACAGACCCAACGGTTTGTGAGAGCTTTAGACCCAAATCAGCAAGAAGATAA
- a CDS encoding thiol disulfide oxidoreductase: MTLRSLFYGLFGLWLSTAALADTATSPKEVTSNLQNSTEKEPLFKDGKGFYTYKKPLNITLPKDGKVLIQYFYQYGCEVCSHGLDYLKLYAERNKDKVILQYSPSFAKGNAFTGKMHATFSEYGRPELSELYLFDSLDRKDKESLTENNEAIQRWLKRNGIDIAKFYQLFTSAQVEKRMEQDLSVYRQYEPPPFTPIAVLNGHYVLLKNTLYNDDYTYAVLDFLVEKLQQEK, encoded by the coding sequence ATGACATTAAGATCGCTATTTTATGGTTTATTCGGGCTGTGGCTCTCTACTGCTGCCCTTGCGGATACAGCAACCTCACCAAAAGAGGTAACTTCAAATTTGCAAAATTCCACTGAAAAAGAACCGCTTTTCAAAGACGGGAAAGGCTTTTATACCTATAAAAAGCCGTTAAACATTACACTACCTAAAGATGGAAAAGTGTTAATCCAATACTTTTATCAATATGGTTGTGAAGTCTGCTCCCATGGTTTGGATTATCTCAAGCTGTACGCAGAACGAAATAAAGATAAGGTAATTTTGCAATACTCGCCGAGTTTTGCGAAAGGCAATGCGTTTACCGGGAAAATGCATGCGACTTTTTCGGAATATGGTCGCCCTGAATTAAGTGAACTCTATTTATTTGACAGCCTTGATCGTAAAGATAAAGAGAGCCTGACAGAGAATAATGAGGCAATCCAACGTTGGCTCAAGCGAAATGGTATTGATATTGCTAAGTTCTACCAACTCTTTACGTCAGCTCAAGTTGAAAAACGTATGGAGCAAGATCTAAGCGTTTATCGTCAATACGAACCGCCACCCTTTACACCCATTGCGGTTTTAAATGGTCACTATGTGTTATTAAAAAATACACTGTATAACGATGACTATACTTATGCGGTGTTAGATTTTTTAGTCGAAAAATTACAACAAGAAAAATAA
- the mtnN gene encoding 5'-methylthioadenosine/S-adenosylhomocysteine nucleosidase: MKSKIGIIGAMPQEIEILRSLMIEPKLTEIAGCKIFEGKINNRNVALLQSGIGKVAAAVGTTLLLELAKPDMIINTGSAGGLDRQLNVGDIVISNEVRHHDVDVTAFGYEKGQLPANPAAFLPNMQLVEVAQKEAQKAGTNAVIGLICSGDAFINGAEKLDQICCDFPTVAAVEMEAAAIAQVCHAFGVPFVVVRAISDVADKASHLSFDEFLPLAAEKSSEIVLAMLNTLN; encoded by the coding sequence ATGAAAAGTAAAATTGGAATTATTGGCGCAATGCCTCAAGAAATTGAAATTTTGCGTAGTCTGATGATCGAGCCTAAATTAACCGAAATTGCCGGTTGTAAAATTTTTGAAGGTAAAATCAATAACCGTAACGTTGCGCTATTACAATCCGGCATCGGTAAAGTTGCTGCTGCAGTCGGCACGACATTACTATTAGAACTTGCCAAACCGGATATGATTATTAACACAGGCTCAGCCGGTGGATTAGATCGCCAATTAAATGTGGGCGATATCGTGATTTCAAATGAAGTCCGCCATCATGATGTAGATGTAACCGCCTTTGGCTATGAAAAAGGACAACTGCCTGCTAACCCTGCAGCCTTCTTACCGAATATGCAATTAGTGGAAGTTGCCCAAAAAGAAGCACAAAAAGCAGGAACCAATGCAGTTATCGGTCTTATTTGTAGCGGTGATGCATTTATCAATGGTGCAGAAAAACTTGATCAAATTTGTTGCGATTTCCCAACCGTTGCTGCCGTTGAAATGGAAGCAGCCGCCATTGCACAAGTGTGCCATGCCTTTGGTGTACCATTTGTTGTTGTGCGCGCCATTTCTGATGTTGCAGACAAAGCTTCTCATCTTTCTTTTGATGAGTTCTTACCGCTTGCGGCAGAAAAATCCTCTGAAATTGTACTTGCTATGTTAAATACATTAAATTAG